A portion of the Lolium rigidum isolate FL_2022 chromosome 1, APGP_CSIRO_Lrig_0.1, whole genome shotgun sequence genome contains these proteins:
- the LOC124701973 gene encoding crooked neck-like protein 1, with the protein MALTTRGGGGGADQAQPPPAPDASLGFLTKRDTEVKLPRATRVKNKTPAGVQITAEQILREARERQEPEIRPPKQKITDVHELADYRLRERKRFEDLIRRVRWNVSAWVKYAKWEEGQRDFARARSVFERALDVAHRDHTLWLKYAEFEMRNRYVNHARNVWDRAVSLLPRIDQLWYKYIHMEELLGAIANARQVFERWMSWRPDTAGWNSYIKFELRYGEVERARAIYERFVAEHPRPDTFIRFAKFEMKRGEVERARQVYERAGDLLVDDEDAEVLFVAFAEFEEKTREVERARAIYKFALDRVPKARAEDLYRKFLAFEKQFGDREGIEDAIVGKRRFQYEDEVRKNPLNYDSWFDYIRLEESVGNKDKIRDVYERAIANVPPADEKRYWQRYIYLWINYALYEELDAQDMERTREVYRECLKLIPHKKFTFAKLWLMAAQFEIRQKNIKAARQTLGNAIGMSPKGKIFKKYIEIELYLGNFDRCRTLYEKYIEWSPANCYAWRKYAELEKNLSETDRARSIYELAIAQPALDTPEVLWKEYLQFEIDEAEFDRARELYERLLDRTKHLKVWISFAEFEASAGLGEDNESEEYKNDAGYQEQQIERVRRCRAVFERGFDYFRTNAAELKEERAMLLEEWLKKELSFGDLGDVTLVQKKAPRKVKRKRPLPSDDGSNIAYEEYIDYIFPDEVALAPNLKILEAAYKWKKQKTDDTDDD; encoded by the exons ATGGCGCTCAccacccgcggcggcggcggcggcgccgaccaGGCGCAGCCTCCGCCCGCCCCGGACGCGAGCCTGGGCTTCCTCACGAAGCGCGACACGGAGGTCAAGCTCCCGCGCGCGACGCGGGTGAAGAACAAGACCCCCGCGGGGGTCCAGATCACGGCGGAGCAGATCCTGCGCGAGGCGCGGGAGCGGCAGGAGCCCGAGATCCGGCCCCCCAAGCAGAAGATCACCGACGTGCACGAGCTCGCCGACTACCGCCTCCGCGAGCGCAAGCGGTTCGAGGACCTCATCCGCCGCGTGCGCTGGAACGTCTCCGCCTGGGTCAAGTACGCCAAGTGGGAGGAGGGGCAGCGGGACTTCGCCAGGGCGCGCTCCGTCTTCGAGCGCGCCCTCGACGTCGCGCACCGCGACCACACCCTCTGGCTCAAGTACGCCGAGTTCGAGATGCGCAACCGCTATGTGAACCATGCCAGGAACGTCTGGGACCGCGCCGTCTCGCTCCTGCCCCGCATCGACCAGCTCTGGTACAAGTACATCCACATGGAGGAGCTGCTCGGCGCCATCGCCAATGCCCGCCAGGTGTTTGAGCGCTGGATGTCGTGGCGCCCCGACACCGCGGGCTGGAACTCGTACATCAAGTTTGAGCTGCGGTACGGGGAGGTTGAGCGGGCGAGGGCCATCTACGAGCGGTTTGTGGCTGAGCACCCACGGCCCGATACGTTCATCCGGTTTGCAAAGTTTGAGATGAAGCGTGGGGAAGTGGAGCGGGCACGGCAGGTGTATGAGCGTGCGGGTGACCTGCTTGTGGATGATGAAGATGCGGAGGTGCTGTTTGTAGCTTTTGCTGAGTTTGAAGAGAAAACCCGGGAGGTGGAGCGGGCTCGTGCTATATACAAGTTTGCGCTTGATAGGGTGCCCAAGGCCAGGGCCGAGGACCTTTACAGGAAGTTCCTCGCGTTCGAGAAACAGTTTGGTGACCGTGAGGGGATTGAGGATGCCATTGTGGGCAAGAGAAGATTCCAGTATGAAGATGAGGTGAGGAAAAACCCCCTCAACTATGACTCATGGTTCGATTACATCAGGCTGGAAGAGAGTGTTGGGAACAAGGACAAGATCAGGGATGTCTATGAGAGGGCCATTGCTAATGTACCCCCTGCAGATGAGAAGCGGTACTGGCAGCGGTACATATACCTTTGGATTAATTATGCTTTGTATGAGGAGCTTGATGCGCAGGACATGGAAAGGACCCGTGAGGTTTATAGGGAGTGTCTGAAACTCATTCCGCACAAGAAATTTACTTTTGCCAAGCTGTGGCTCATGGCCGCCCAGTTTGAGATAAGGCAAAAGAACATAAAGGCTGCACGTCAGACTCTTGGTAATGCCATTGGCATGTCTCCAAAGGGAAAAATATTCAAGAAATACATTGAGATTGAGCTTTATCTTGGCAACTTTGACCGCTGCCGGACTCTAtatgagaagtacattgaatggtcTCCAGCAAACTGTTATGCGTGGAGGAAGTATGCAGAACTGGAAAAGAACCTTAGCGAAACAGATCGCGCTCGATCAATATATGAGCTTGCTATTGCTCAGCCAGCCCTTGATACGCCTGAGGTTCTGTGGAAG GAGTACTTGCAGTTTGAAATCGATGAAGCTGAATTTGATAGAGCAAGGGAACTCTATGAGAGACTGCTTGATAGAACAAAGCATCTGAAGGTATGGATCAGCTTTGCTGAATTCGAGGCCTCAGCTGGCTTGGGAGAAGACAATGAAAGTGAAGAATACAAGAATGATGCTGGTTATCAGGAACAGCAGATCGAGCGGGTCCGGAGGTGTCGGG CTGTCTTTGAAAGGGGATTCGACTACTTCAGGACAAATGCTGCAGAGCTAAAGGAGGAAAGAGCAATGCTCTTGGAAGAATGGCTCAAAAAGGAGTTGAGCTTTGGTGATCTTGGTGATGTCACCTTAGTGCAGAAGAAGGCGCCGAGGAAAGTGAAGAGGAAGAGACCACTTCCATCAGACGATGGCTCCAATATTGC GTACGAGGAGTACATTGATTATATCTTCCCTGACGAGGTTGCACTGGCACCAAACCTCAAGATATTGGAAGCTGCTTACAAGTGGAAGAAGCAGAAGACAGATGACACAGATGATGACTGA